A portion of the Paenibacillus hamazuiensis genome contains these proteins:
- a CDS encoding carbohydrate ABC transporter permease: MSVPSSRTSLTRLAPWIMVLPSVIFTVLLIGFPIVYVIYLMFTKWAPGSSFWGLPFVGLDNVKATFKDVLFWKSTWITLKISAISLFFEVVLGTYLGILLSKSVKGIKVLRVLFFFPAIVPSVAAGMVWVQLYDPSLGFLNYVLQTFHLPAGTWLNDPESVIYALSIVDIWQWTPFIAMIVLGGIQALPEDPYEAAYMDGASKTQALFYITLPMLKQTILIALMLRSVDMLRIFDTIYVMTQGGPINSSTSLNIYGYQQGFLYTSMGKASTAMLFLLLIVMTISFLLTRWRKRYV, encoded by the coding sequence ATGAGTGTTCCAAGCTCGCGCACATCGCTCACTCGTCTCGCTCCTTGGATTATGGTGCTTCCGTCCGTCATTTTTACCGTACTGCTGATCGGTTTTCCGATTGTTTACGTGATTTATTTGATGTTTACGAAATGGGCTCCCGGTTCCTCCTTTTGGGGGCTCCCCTTTGTAGGGCTGGACAACGTGAAGGCTACGTTCAAAGATGTTTTGTTTTGGAAATCGACCTGGATTACGCTGAAAATTTCCGCCATCTCGCTTTTTTTTGAGGTGGTTTTGGGCACCTATTTGGGCATTTTGCTCAGCAAGTCCGTCAAAGGCATCAAGGTGCTGCGGGTGTTGTTCTTCTTCCCGGCTATCGTGCCGTCGGTTGCGGCGGGGATGGTATGGGTGCAGCTGTACGATCCGTCGCTCGGCTTTCTCAATTATGTGCTGCAAACGTTTCATTTGCCGGCGGGAACGTGGCTGAACGACCCGGAATCGGTCATTTACGCGCTTTCTATCGTGGACATCTGGCAGTGGACGCCTTTTATCGCCATGATTGTGCTCGGAGGGATCCAGGCGCTGCCGGAGGATCCTTACGAAGCGGCTTATATGGACGGCGCCAGCAAAACGCAGGCTTTGTTTTACATTACGCTGCCGATGCTTAAGCAGACGATACTGATCGCGCTGATGCTCCGTTCGGTCGATATGCTGCGGATTTTCGATACGATTTACGTGATGACGCAGGGCGGGCCGATCAATTCGTCCACTTCTCTGAATATTTACGGGTACCAGCAAGGATTTCTGTATACGAGCATGGGCAAAGCAAGCACGGCTATGCTGTTTCTGCTGCTTATCGTCATGACGATCAGCTTCCTGCTTACCCGATGGCGAAAGAGGTATGTATGA